The Halorussus gelatinilyticus genome contains the following window.
CGAGAATCGACTCCACTCACTCGCCGCCGTCGATTTCGGCCCGTCCGCTCGTCGCGCTCCGGATCCGGTCTCGAAGCCCTTCGGCCTCCGCGACGGGTACCCGGACCTCGAAGCTCACGCGCTCGGCGTAGTCGGCGTCGAACGCCGCGCCCTCGTCGCCGCTCGCGCTCTCCAGAATCCCGCGCACGGTTCCCGAGTCGTCGTACTCGACCGCGACCGAGAACCGCTCGTGGGGGCGCTCTGCGACGATTCCGGCGTCCTCGATGGCCTCCTTGACGCCCCGCGAGTAGGCCCGCGCCAGTCCGCCGACGCCCAGATTCGTCCCGCCGTAGTACCGGGTTACGACCGCGACGGCGTTCTCGACGTCCTCCTGCTGGAGGACGTTCAGCGCGGGCTTGCCCGCCGACCCGGAGGGTTCGCCGTCGTCGTCGCCGTACTCCCGGAGCATCCCGCGACCGGCCCCGGCGTCGTTGCCGGACGCCCTCCCGCCGGACTCCCGGACCCGGTAGGCCGGGACGTTGTGGGTCGCGTCGTCGTACTCGGCCCGGACCTCGGCGACGAACGCCTCGGCCGCCTCGCGGTCGGCGGCGGGCGCGGCGTGGCCGACGAACTCAGAGCCGCGAATCTCGAAGGTCGCTCGGCCCCGGCCCGCCAGCGTCAGGTAGGTGTCGTCGGTCATTCCTCGCGTTCGCTCGCGGGTTCACCCTCCGGGGCCTTGCCTCCGTCGGTCGTGCGCTCGTCGGCGTCGTCCGTCGGCTCTGCCGCCACCGCGTCGTCGGCCACGGGACTCTCGACCACCGACTTCGGGTCGGCCCCGAGCGATTCGGCGGTCCGGACCGCGCCGGTGACCGTTTCGCCGTGTACCAGCCCCGGCAAGACGATTCTGGCGAGGTGGACGCTCACTACGACCAGCAGTGGACCGAGGAACAGGCCGTACCAGCCGAACAGCATCGTCCCGCCGATGTACGCGAATATCATCAATCCGCCGTGGATGTTCCGGCCCGCGATGTACGGCCGGAGGACCGCGACCGGAAGCAGGTCCAGCAGGACGAAACAGGCCCCGAAGAACGCGGCGGGGAACCAGAGCGGTCCCGGTCCCGTCGCGGCCTGATACGCGAGGTAGACGCCGACGGGCACGTAGACTATCTTCCCGACGACGAGGGGAACGAGCGTCGCCAACCCGGTTAGGAGCGCGAGCAGGGTCGGCACCGGCACGCCGATGCTCGCGGGCGCGAGGAGGTTCAGTCCGTTGTACACCATCAGTCCCATCACGATGACCGCGAAGACGGTCAGGACGTTGCCGACGAACACCGTGTGGAGGTCCTCGTCCACCGCCTCGAAGTAGGCGTAGGCCGCCGACCCCTCCGCTCCGAACTGGCCGCGGAACCACGCCGCGATGCGGGCGTCCTCGCGCAGGAGCGTGAACGCCAGCAGAACGGAGAGGATGAGATGCGCCAGCCCCGCGGTCAGCGTGGTGAACGCCGACACCGCCACCGAGAGGACCTCCTGCATCTGGCCCTGCGCCGGGCCGGGACCGACCACCCCCCGAACCTTCTCGACCAGCGCTGTCGCCTGCTCGGGCGACCCCGGCACGAACTGGGCGTACGATTCGAAGTCGGTGCCGGTCAACTGGCTGAACTGGTCGAGACCGACGAGGACAGTGTAGCCGACCAGCGCGAGAACCGGCACGAGGACGATGAGCAGCGTGAGGTCGGCGGCGTGGTCCGACGAGAACTCGGTCCTGAGCCGTCGGTAGAGGGGACGCGCGCCGTAGTAGATGAACACGCCGAGGACGATGGTTCCGACGAACGACCAGACGACGAACGCGAAGAGACCCGCGACCGCCAGCGTGAGGCCCCACCACGCCAGACGCTCGCGCTCGTCGGGGAGTCCGACCATACCTCTGTCTTGTCACCGAGACGGTAAAGTTCCGCGGGCCAGCGGACGGCGAGTCGCCGCAGTGAGGAACTGCGCCCCCGAACGCGACGCCCGCGGTACTCGACTACGCCGGGGCGACGCGGTGCAGACCGCCGCCGTCGTCGCCGCTCGACAGAACGTACACCTCGCCGTCCGCGTCCCGGCCGAACGAGTAGACCCGACTCACCTTCCCGGCGTCGTCGTCGGCCACGTCCACGACCGCGGTCGGCCAGAGACCGTCGTCGGAGTTCGCTCCGTCCGCGGTTCCGCCGCCGTCCCGCGACTCCGGCGGCGTCGCGGCGAACAGTCGCCCGCGAGCAGAGAGGTCCGCGAAGAGGTAGGTTCCGGAGAGGTCGGGAACCGCCGACCCGCGGTAGACCTCCCCGCCGATGACCGAGACGCCGGTGACGCCCTCGCCCGAGTGGGGATACTCGATTACGGGGTCGCGGAGGGGTTCCCCGCCGCGCACGTCGCTCGGCGTGCTGTCCGGGCAGTCGTCGGCCGAGTAGCAGTGAGCGCCCTCCTCGACGTTCCAGCCGTAGTTGCCGCCCTTCTCGACCAGACTCACCTCCTCGTAGGCGCTCTGGCCCACGTCGGCGACCAGCAGGTCCCCGCGGTCGAACGCCATCCGCCACGGGTTCCGGAAGCCCCACGCGAAGTGTTCGGGGAGACCCTCGTCGTCGCCCGCGAAGGGATTGTCCTCGGGGATGGCGTAGTTCCTGTCGCCTTGCTGATTGTCGATGTCGATTCGCAGGACGCTCCCGAGCAGGTTCTCGGTCACGTCCTGTCCGTTGCCGCCGGCCACGGCGTCGTACCAGTCCTCGACGTGGCCGGTGCCTCGGTCGCCGCCCGACCCGCCGTCGCCGACGCCGACGTAGAGGTAGCCGTCCGGACCGAAGAGGACGGACCCGGCGTTGTGGTTGCCCTGCGGTTCGGGGATTTCGAGAATCGTTCGCTCGGAGTCGCGTCTCGCTCGCCGACCGTTCGCGGTCGCCTCGAACTCCGAGAGGACGAAGGTGTGGCTGTAGCCGTCCGGCGTGCCGGTGCGCGGCGGGGCGCTGTACCGGACGAAGACGCGGCGGTTCTCGGCGAAGTTCGGGTGGAGCGCGATACCGAGCAGGCCAGTCTCGCTCCCCACCGTGACCGTCTCGCGCAGGTCGAGGAACGGCCGGTCGCGCAGGCCACCCGACTCGTGGACGAAGACGCGACCCCGCTGGTCGGCGACGTAGCGCCGGTCGGCGTCGGGCGCGAACGCCACGTCGAGCGGCACCTCGAACCCGGTCGCCAGCGTCTCCAGTCCGACGGCCTCGGGCAGCGAGTCGCCCTCCGCCGCGGTCGCCGTCTCCCTGCCGCCCGAATCGGTCGTCGCGGTCGTCTCGGCCGTCGCGTCCCGGCCGGCCGACGGCGCGCCCCCCGAACAGCCGGCGAGACCGACCGCACCCCCGGCGGCCGCGAGCGCGAGGAACCGGCGTCGGTTCGAGTCGAAGGTCATGGCAGTCTTCTAAGGGTCGGAGTTACAAATAGCTGGGTTCGTCGCTGAACTTCGCTCCTCGTCGCAATTCGTCCCCTCTCACGCCGAAACCCGACCTCTCGAAAATCGACTCCCTCAAAATCCACCGCTAAAAATCGACCACCGAAGTTACTGCAACTCGATTTTCCGCACGAAGTCGAGGTTCTTCAGTTCGTTCAGGAGGTCTCCCGGAACCTCCGCGTCCGTCACCAGATAGAGCCGCGGTTCGTCGGTGAACTCCGGGTCCTCGCTGATGGTCTGGCGGATGGAGATGCCGTCGTCCGCCAGCAGGGTCGTGATGGTCGCGACGATGCCGGGTCGGTCGGCGTCGGACACGTCCACCGTCAGGACGTGCAGGTCGAGGACCGGCGCGAGGTCCATCAGGCTCGGAATCGAGGAGATGTTCTGGAAGATGCGGCGCAACTGCTCGTCTTCGAGGATGGCGTCGGTCGTGGAGTCCACGACGCGCCGGTCCACGTCGATTTCGCGGGCGATTTGGGTGTTGGGAATCTCGATGCTGCCGGAGACGACCCGCCCGTCGTCGTTGACCGAGAACCCGCGTTCGAGGAGCAGTCGGATGACCGCCTGCTGGGAGGGACTCCCCTCGAACTTCTGCATAATCTCGTCGAACATGGCTTTGCTAACGGAAGCGTTTCTTAAGGGTCTCCCGGTCGCTCCTGCCATCTTCATGTAGCGCCGGACCGTACCGCCCTATAATGTCACACAAGCAACCGGAGGTCGTCGATTTGCGGACCGGACCTCGCACCGCGTCGCTCGTCTCGACGGGCTACGGCGTCGAGACCGGGGCCGGCGTCCAGTTAGAGTGGGTCGCGACGGCGACCGGCGATTCGCCCGCCGTCCTCCGAGCGACGGTGACGAATCTGAACGAGTTTCGGACCAAGTTCCGAACGAGTTCGCTCCCGCCGTTCGCCCGCGTCAATCTCGCACGGCTGCGCGAACCGCAACACTCCGAAGCCGAGGGGATATACCTCGCGCCGACCGAGGAGAATCCGCTCGTCGAGGAGTCCCCGGGGTACGAACGCCGGGAAAACGGCCACTGGCACGCGACCGAGGTCCCGCCGGAACAACCCGAATCCCTCTGGCTCGACCCCGACGAGTCGGTCGTCGGCGAGTACTACCTGCTCGGCCATCCCGACGAGGCCGACGTCGCGCCGGGTCGGTACCACTTCGGTAGTCCGTCCGAGGGATTCTCGATTGCCGTCTGGGACACCGACGCTCCCGGCCCGAACGTTGACTCGCAGTTCGCCGGAGCCGACTTCCCGCCACTTCCGGACGCCGACGCGATGGCGTGGTATCACGAGGCCGACGCGACCACCGAGGTGTATCTGGAACCGAGCGCGGAGGCGACGGTCGTTCCGGGTCGCCTCGACTTCGAGTTCGTCAACCGCTCCCACGAGGTCGTCGAGGGGAATCCGCTGGAGTGGCACCTCTACGAACTCTCGGACGGGGAGTGGTACCGGGTCGCACCGGAGATGACGCCGCTTCCGGCGACGCACCTCTATCCCGGAAACACGCGAACGGACGCGTTGCGCGTCTTTTACGGCGAACCGGTCCCCTGCGAGGACGGCCACGACGTGGGGCATCTGGGCGGCGGTCGGTACGCCTTCACCGTCGGAATGGACGACGGCGTGACCCACGCGGTCGCGTTCGATCTGCTCGGCGACCCCGTGGCGGTGACGCCGAGCGACGCGATTGTGAGCGTCGAGC
Protein-coding sequences here:
- a CDS encoding IMPACT family protein encodes the protein MTDDTYLTLAGRGRATFEIRGSEFVGHAAPAADREAAEAFVAEVRAEYDDATHNVPAYRVRESGGRASGNDAGAGRGMLREYGDDDGEPSGSAGKPALNVLQQEDVENAVAVVTRYYGGTNLGVGGLARAYSRGVKEAIEDAGIVAERPHERFSVAVEYDDSGTVRGILESASGDEGAAFDADYAERVSFEVRVPVAEAEGLRDRIRSATSGRAEIDGGE
- a CDS encoding AI-2E family transporter → MVGLPDERERLAWWGLTLAVAGLFAFVVWSFVGTIVLGVFIYYGARPLYRRLRTEFSSDHAADLTLLIVLVPVLALVGYTVLVGLDQFSQLTGTDFESYAQFVPGSPEQATALVEKVRGVVGPGPAQGQMQEVLSVAVSAFTTLTAGLAHLILSVLLAFTLLREDARIAAWFRGQFGAEGSAAYAYFEAVDEDLHTVFVGNVLTVFAVIVMGLMVYNGLNLLAPASIGVPVPTLLALLTGLATLVPLVVGKIVYVPVGVYLAYQAATGPGPLWFPAAFFGACFVLLDLLPVAVLRPYIAGRNIHGGLMIFAYIGGTMLFGWYGLFLGPLLVVVSVHLARIVLPGLVHGETVTGAVRTAESLGADPKSVVESPVADDAVAAEPTDDADERTTDGGKAPEGEPASEREE
- a CDS encoding PQQ-dependent sugar dehydrogenase, with product MTFDSNRRRFLALAAAGGAVGLAGCSGGAPSAGRDATAETTATTDSGGRETATAAEGDSLPEAVGLETLATGFEVPLDVAFAPDADRRYVADQRGRVFVHESGGLRDRPFLDLRETVTVGSETGLLGIALHPNFAENRRVFVRYSAPPRTGTPDGYSHTFVLSEFEATANGRRARRDSERTILEIPEPQGNHNAGSVLFGPDGYLYVGVGDGGSGGDRGTGHVEDWYDAVAGGNGQDVTENLLGSVLRIDIDNQQGDRNYAIPEDNPFAGDDEGLPEHFAWGFRNPWRMAFDRGDLLVADVGQSAYEEVSLVEKGGNYGWNVEEGAHCYSADDCPDSTPSDVRGGEPLRDPVIEYPHSGEGVTGVSVIGGEVYRGSAVPDLSGTYLFADLSARGRLFAATPPESRDGGGTADGANSDDGLWPTAVVDVADDDAGKVSRVYSFGRDADGEVYVLSSGDDGGGLHRVAPA
- a CDS encoding ACT domain-containing protein, with amino-acid sequence MFDEIMQKFEGSPSQQAVIRLLLERGFSVNDDGRVVSGSIEIPNTQIAREIDVDRRVVDSTTDAILEDEQLRRIFQNISSIPSLMDLAPVLDLHVLTVDVSDADRPGIVATITTLLADDGISIRQTISEDPEFTDEPRLYLVTDAEVPGDLLNELKNLDFVRKIELQ